The following coding sequences lie in one Bacteroidota bacterium genomic window:
- a CDS encoding 1,4-dihydroxy-6-naphthoate synthase, translated as MNNPIILNPSSSITLGFSPCPNDCFIFDAMLHGKIDTEGLKFEVFMEDVETLNQKAFKGELDVTKLSYHAYAHLVKEYQLLNAGSALGNNCGPLLISKNENVTLSGVEGSHLKIAIPGKYTTANFLLSLAFPDAKNKLEMVFSEIEDAVLTGKVDAGLIIHENRFTYEQKGLKKIIDLGEYWETLAKAPIPLGGIVIKRNFPDEVKKKFDRVLRKSVEHAFANPKSSLNFVKANAQEMSEEVMYKHIDLYVNNYSVDLGVEGKRAVKLLFDKAQELGVINKIEEEVFLV; from the coding sequence ATGAATAATCCAATAATCCTTAATCCTTCATCCTCAATCACACTGGGTTTTAGCCCTTGCCCCAACGACTGCTTTATTTTTGATGCAATGCTGCATGGGAAAATTGATACGGAAGGCTTGAAGTTTGAAGTATTTATGGAGGATGTGGAAACGCTAAATCAAAAAGCATTTAAAGGAGAATTGGATGTTACCAAATTGAGTTATCATGCCTATGCTCATCTTGTAAAAGAATACCAATTATTAAATGCAGGAAGTGCTTTGGGAAATAATTGCGGCCCTCTTTTAATTTCAAAAAACGAAAACGTCACCCTGAGCGGAGTCGAAGGGTCCCATCTCAAAATAGCTATTCCGGGAAAATATACAACAGCAAATTTTCTTTTATCACTTGCTTTCCCGGATGCAAAAAATAAATTAGAAATGGTGTTTTCTGAAATTGAAGATGCTGTTTTGACTGGAAAAGTAGATGCTGGTTTAATCATTCATGAAAACAGATTTACCTACGAACAAAAAGGGTTGAAAAAAATCATTGATTTGGGTGAATATTGGGAAACCTTAGCAAAAGCACCCATTCCATTGGGAGGAATTGTAATAAAAAGAAATTTTCCGGATGAAGTAAAAAAGAAATTCGACCGTGTTTTACGAAAAAGTGTAGAACATGCATTTGCAAACCCTAAATCTAGTCTTAACTTTGTAAAAGCAAACGCTCAGGAGATGAGTGAAGAAGTGATGTATAAACACATCGATTTATACGTGAACAACTATTCGGTGGATTTGGGAGTTGAAGGAAAACGTGCTGTTAAATTGCTTTTTGACAAAGCACAGGAGTTGGGAGTGATTAATAAAATTGAAGAGGAGGTTTTTTTAGTTTAA
- the folE gene encoding GTP cyclohydrolase I FolE, with the protein MGHDEFDDVEGYKKIDRYNTKSVESIASKYKNILLDMGENPEREGLLKTPERVAKAMQFLTHGYDLNPEEILKSAMFKEDYSQMVIVKDIEVYSMCEHHMLPFFGKAHVAYIPNGCVVGLSKIPRVVDAYARRLQVQERLTNEIRDCIQNTLNPKGVAVVMECSHLCMQMRGIQKQNSVTTTSAFTGEFLKDTTRKEFISLIGSKLH; encoded by the coding sequence ATGGGACACGATGAATTTGATGATGTAGAAGGCTACAAAAAAATCGACAGATACAATACAAAATCTGTTGAGAGCATTGCTTCAAAATACAAGAACATTTTATTGGACATGGGTGAAAACCCTGAGCGCGAAGGATTATTAAAAACACCGGAGCGTGTTGCTAAAGCAATGCAATTTTTAACGCATGGTTATGATTTGAATCCGGAAGAGATTTTAAAATCGGCTATGTTTAAGGAGGATTATAGCCAAATGGTGATTGTAAAAGACATTGAAGTGTATTCGATGTGTGAGCATCACATGTTACCCTTTTTCGGGAAAGCACATGTTGCTTACATTCCGAATGGCTGTGTAGTTGGATTAAGTAAAATTCCACGTGTGGTAGATGCGTATGCGCGAAGACTACAAGTACAAGAACGATTAACCAACGAAATTCGCGATTGTATTCAAAACACATTGAATCCAAAAGGTGTTGCAGTGGTAATGGAGTGTTCACATTTATGCATGCAGATGCGAGGTATTCAAAAACAAAATTCGGTAACCACCACCTCTGCATTTACAGGTGAATTCTTAAAAGACACCACCAGAAAGGAATTTATCAGCTTAATCGGATCAAAATTGCACTAA
- the mqnB gene encoding futalosine hydrolase, protein MKILIVAATKFEIDSLLTKMESSSAADGRLFSCRFKNLEIDFLITGVGMVATAYHTGKVLNETYDAAFNLGICGSFNRNLEIGTVVNVFQDCFSELGAEDGDAFLSLDELNLQGVSKIENKTGAMHSLIEALPKVNGITVNTAHGHEISIKKVYEQFHPYVESMEGAAFMFACENENIPYVQIRAVSNYVEKRNREAWNIPLAIENLNKQVFEILDKL, encoded by the coding sequence ATGAAAATTTTAATTGTTGCCGCTACTAAATTTGAGATTGATTCCTTATTAACTAAAATGGAATCATCATCAGCTGCTGATGGCCGATTGTTTTCCTGTCGATTTAAAAATCTGGAGATTGATTTTTTAATTACAGGTGTAGGAATGGTGGCGACTGCATATCATACCGGAAAAGTGTTGAATGAAACGTACGATGCGGCATTTAATCTCGGTATTTGTGGGAGTTTTAACCGCAATTTGGAGATTGGAACCGTTGTAAATGTTTTTCAAGATTGTTTTTCGGAGCTCGGAGCAGAAGATGGAGATGCATTTTTATCGCTGGATGAATTAAACCTGCAAGGTGTTTCTAAAATTGAAAACAAAACCGGGGCAATGCATTCTCTTATTGAAGCACTTCCGAAAGTAAATGGAATTACTGTGAATACGGCACATGGACATGAAATAAGTATTAAAAAGGTTTACGAGCAATTTCATCCGTATGTTGAAAGCATGGAAGGAGCCGCATTTATGTTTGCCTGTGAAAACGAGAATATTCCTTATGTTCAGATAAGAGCGGTTTCTAATTATGTTGAAAAAAGAAATCGTGAGGCCTGGAATATTCCATTGGCGATTGAGAATTTGAATAAACAGGTTTTTGAAATTTTAGATAAATTATAA
- a CDS encoding Bax inhibitor-1/YccA family protein, with the protein METNNINNFNFISQEDRSSMSKTFMASVFSWMSAALIVTGIVAYYFAANDELSSLLRTINPFTGRYSHTTLGYVVMFAPLGLLIVMGVGYRKLSYPILLFLYLFFSMLVGASISYIFLAYTGQSILGIFFAASGMFGAMAILGYTTNIDLTKFGSIMMMGVVGVFFASLINFFFLESDTMGYVISTVGVLAFTGLTAWDVQKLKRIGAGLEYGTEETSKLVIWGAMDLYLDFINIFLHLLRLFGDRK; encoded by the coding sequence ATGGAAACTAACAACATTAACAACTTCAATTTTATATCGCAAGAAGATCGTTCTTCTATGTCTAAGACCTTTATGGCAAGTGTATTTTCGTGGATGTCAGCCGCGCTGATTGTTACAGGAATAGTAGCTTATTACTTTGCAGCAAATGACGAACTAAGTTCATTACTGAGAACAATCAACCCTTTTACTGGTAGATATTCACATACGACACTTGGCTATGTAGTTATGTTTGCTCCTCTTGGACTTTTGATTGTAATGGGAGTTGGGTATCGAAAACTATCGTATCCGATACTACTTTTTCTCTACTTATTTTTTTCAATGCTAGTGGGAGCAAGTATTAGCTATATCTTTTTGGCATACACTGGTCAAAGCATTCTCGGAATCTTTTTTGCAGCATCCGGCATGTTCGGTGCAATGGCAATATTGGGTTATACAACCAACATAGACCTTACAAAATTTGGTTCCATTATGATGATGGGTGTAGTTGGAGTATTTTTCGCAAGTTTAATCAATTTCTTTTTTCTTGAAAGCGATACAATGGGATATGTTATAAGTACTGTTGGAGTTTTAGCATTTACCGGATTGACAGCTTGGGATGTACAAAAACTGAAACGAATTGGAGCAGGACTTGAATATGGAACAGAGGAAACCAGTAAGCTTGTTATTTGGGGTGCAATGGATTTATATTTAGATTTCATCAACATTTTCTTGCATTTATTGCGTTTATTTGGTGATAGAAAATAA
- the fabD gene encoding ACP S-malonyltransferase produces the protein MKAYVFPGQGSQFVGMGKELYETSPLAKELFEKANTILGFRITDIMFSGTDEELKQTKVTQPAIFLHSVILAATLGESVKPEMVAGHSLGEFSALVVNKTLSFEDALVLVSKRALAMQKACELNPSTMAAVLNLDDKITEDICAEITKGGDIVVAANYNCPGQLVISGSINGVNIACEKLKAAGAKRALVLPVGGAFHSPLMQPAAVELEAAINATTFSQPICPVYQNVTASAVSNPDDIKKNLIAQLSAPVKWTQTVQQMIADGATSFTEIGPGKVLQGLVKKVNPAMEAASAV, from the coding sequence ATGAAAGCATATGTATTTCCGGGACAAGGTTCCCAATTTGTAGGAATGGGAAAAGAGTTATATGAAACTTCTCCATTGGCAAAAGAATTATTTGAAAAAGCAAACACTATTTTAGGTTTCAGAATTACTGACATTATGTTTTCCGGCACTGATGAAGAATTGAAGCAAACAAAAGTGACACAGCCAGCCATCTTTTTACATTCGGTAATCCTTGCCGCTACTTTGGGTGAAAGTGTAAAACCAGAAATGGTTGCAGGACATAGTTTAGGTGAGTTCTCTGCATTGGTGGTAAACAAAACCTTATCGTTTGAAGATGCATTAGTGCTGGTTTCAAAACGTGCCTTAGCGATGCAAAAAGCATGTGAACTCAACCCATCTACAATGGCAGCGGTATTAAATTTAGATGATAAAATCACAGAAGACATTTGTGCTGAAATTACAAAAGGGGGAGATATTGTGGTAGCAGCGAATTACAACTGCCCGGGGCAATTGGTGATTTCAGGTTCTATCAATGGAGTAAACATTGCCTGCGAAAAACTAAAAGCAGCCGGAGCAAAGCGTGCCCTGGTATTACCGGTTGGTGGTGCATTTCATTCACCATTGATGCAACCTGCAGCGGTGGAATTGGAAGCTGCAATCAATGCAACAACTTTTAGTCAACCCATTTGTCCGGTTTATCAAAACGTAACTGCATCTGCTGTTTCTAATCCTGATGACATTAAAAAGAATTTGATTGCACAGTTGTCTGCTCCAGTAAAGTGGACACAAACTGTTCAACAAATGATTGCGGACGGAGCTACTTCTTTTACTGAAATTGGACCTGGTAAAGTATTACAAGGGTTGGTTAAAAAAGTTAATCCGGCAATGGAAGCAGCGAGTGCCGTTTAA
- a CDS encoding 6-carboxytetrahydropterin synthase, whose protein sequence is MIYITRREHFNAAHKLHNPNWTDEQNAEIFGKCANPNWHGHNYNLYVTVKGNVNPDTGYSVNLKDLSTIIRTHITDKLDHKNLNLDVPFMKGVMPSTENVAIAIWKELVPHVNAMDCKLHSIKLFETENNFVEYFGEE, encoded by the coding sequence ATGATTTATATAACACGCAGAGAACATTTTAACGCAGCACACAAGCTTCACAACCCCAATTGGACGGACGAACAAAATGCTGAAATTTTTGGAAAATGTGCCAATCCAAACTGGCATGGCCACAACTATAACTTGTATGTTACGGTAAAAGGAAACGTAAATCCGGATACCGGATATTCCGTTAACTTGAAAGATTTAAGTACCATTATCCGCACACATATTACAGACAAACTGGATCATAAAAATTTGAATTTAGATGTTCCATTTATGAAAGGAGTAATGCCCTCTACTGAAAATGTAGCAATTGCAATTTGGAAAGAATTAGTACCACATGTGAATGCGATGGATTGCAAATTACATTCAATAAAATTATTTGAGACAGAAAACAATTTTGTAGAATATTTCGGAGAAGAATAG
- a CDS encoding T9SS type A sorting domain-containing protein: MKKIALIFFSILIYLNVNAQGDIIGGDSSDFESNISFIQLDTASGNVWQIGLPQKTFFGTAYSGPFAIMTDTINSYPINNLSSFDISLYDTASWGLIPHIQIGFWHKYETDSLKDGGFIEMSIDSGITWQNIATQTFTWGWAAFPTNFYSPSDTITGNIPAFTGTQNIWEYSEYRLQFVLPVLKPVGNDLKSFQLTGDVYTQKIMFRFNFKSDGIETNKAGWIVDNLVIRELSVYGGVHETESTNFDVKVYPNPINEIGIIQVLPKKNEHDFTINIYNSLGQIVLTSKMDKNNQFIINKNDLDSGIYLFSVISKDGTSKNGKLLIK, from the coding sequence ATGAAAAAAATTGCACTTATATTCTTTTCCATTCTAATTTATTTAAATGTGAATGCTCAAGGGGACATCATTGGTGGCGACAGCAGTGACTTTGAAAGTAACATTTCATTTATTCAATTAGATACTGCGAGTGGAAATGTATGGCAAATTGGTTTGCCCCAAAAAACATTTTTTGGTACAGCCTATTCTGGTCCCTTTGCAATAATGACTGATACTATTAATTCTTATCCTATAAACAACCTTTCTTCATTTGATATAAGCTTATACGACACGGCCAGCTGGGGACTTATTCCTCATATACAAATTGGATTCTGGCACAAGTACGAAACTGACAGCTTAAAAGATGGTGGTTTTATTGAAATGTCCATTGATAGTGGGATAACTTGGCAAAACATAGCTACCCAAACTTTCACTTGGGGCTGGGCGGCTTTTCCAACAAATTTTTATTCGCCATCAGATACGATAACAGGAAACATTCCTGCGTTTACTGGGACCCAAAACATCTGGGAATATTCGGAATACCGTTTACAATTTGTTTTACCTGTGCTAAAACCAGTAGGCAATGATTTAAAATCATTTCAATTAACAGGTGATGTTTATACTCAAAAAATAATGTTTCGTTTCAACTTCAAATCTGATGGTATTGAAACAAATAAAGCAGGATGGATTGTTGATAACCTTGTAATAAGAGAGCTTAGTGTTTATGGAGGAGTTCACGAAACTGAATCAACTAATTTTGATGTTAAAGTGTACCCTAATCCTATAAACGAAATAGGAATTATTCAAGTTCTTCCCAAAAAAAATGAACATGATTTTACTATCAACATTTATAATAGTCTTGGACAAATTGTTTTAACTTCTAAAATGGATAAAAACAATCAATTTATCATCAATAAGAATGATTTGGATAGTGGGATTTACTTATTTTCTGTCATAAGTAAAGATGGTACCAGTAAAAATGGGAAACTATTAATTAAATAA